One Cardinium endosymbiont cEper1 of Encarsia pergandiella genomic region harbors:
- the sufB gene encoding Fe-S cluster assembly protein SufB: MAKEDIQDIIHASDYPYGFESNIPVDTIPKGLTEATIRLIAEKKKEPAWLLKRRLEAFYHWSKLKEPTWAKIVYPPIDYQNIIYYAAPKQTVQLNSLEEADPELLATFKRLGISLEEQKRLTGVAMDVVLDSVSVATTFKDTLNKLGIIFCSFSEAVQQHPDLVEKYLGKVVPMTDNYFSALNTAVFSDGSFCYIPKGVHCPMELSTYFRINATNTGQFERTLIVAEEDAYVSYLEGCTAPMRDEHQLHAAVVEIYAARGAHVRYATVQNWYPGNKDGVGGVYNFVTKRGLCAGAYAKISWTQVETGSAITWKYPSCILMGDHSVGEFYSVAVTKNRQQADTGTKMIHLGKHTKSRIVAKGIAAGQSNNSYRGLVKIAPGAVHATNFSQCDSLLIGNSCGAHTFPYIAVSHPTGQVAHEATTSKISEDQLFYCNQRGIDHETAIALIVNGYCKEVLNQLPMEFAVEAQKLLALTLEGSVG; this comes from the coding sequence ATGGCAAAAGAAGATATACAAGATATTATTCATGCATCTGATTATCCATATGGATTTGAAAGCAATATTCCTGTAGATACCATTCCCAAAGGCTTAACGGAAGCTACCATTCGCCTTATTGCTGAGAAAAAAAAAGAGCCAGCGTGGTTGCTCAAACGCCGTTTAGAAGCTTTTTATCATTGGTCTAAATTAAAAGAGCCTACCTGGGCAAAAATTGTCTATCCACCTATAGATTACCAAAATATTATTTATTACGCAGCACCCAAACAAACGGTACAGTTAAACAGTTTAGAAGAGGCTGATCCAGAACTTTTGGCTACTTTTAAGCGGTTGGGCATTTCGTTAGAGGAGCAAAAAAGACTAACGGGTGTAGCGATGGATGTGGTGCTAGATAGTGTTTCCGTGGCCACGACTTTTAAAGATACATTAAACAAGCTAGGCATTATTTTTTGTTCTTTTAGTGAAGCGGTTCAGCAACATCCTGATTTGGTTGAAAAATATTTGGGTAAAGTAGTCCCTATGACCGATAATTATTTTTCTGCCCTTAATACTGCTGTCTTTAGTGATGGTTCCTTTTGCTACATTCCTAAGGGGGTCCATTGCCCTATGGAACTTTCTACCTATTTTCGCATCAATGCCACTAATACCGGTCAATTTGAACGCACCTTGATTGTCGCAGAAGAAGATGCCTATGTTAGCTATTTAGAGGGGTGTACAGCACCTATGCGGGATGAACATCAATTACATGCCGCTGTAGTAGAGATTTATGCTGCAAGAGGTGCGCATGTAAGATATGCTACAGTACAAAATTGGTATCCAGGCAATAAAGATGGCGTAGGTGGTGTCTATAATTTTGTAACCAAGCGAGGCCTTTGTGCTGGCGCGTACGCTAAAATTTCATGGACGCAAGTAGAAACCGGTTCAGCCATTACTTGGAAGTATCCAAGTTGCATTTTAATGGGCGACCATTCAGTAGGTGAATTTTATTCTGTAGCAGTAACCAAAAACAGACAGCAAGCAGATACAGGTACGAAAATGATCCACTTGGGTAAACATACTAAGAGTCGGATTGTAGCCAAAGGTATTGCCGCTGGTCAATCCAATAATAGCTATAGAGGTTTGGTCAAGATCGCCCCTGGAGCAGTACATGCCACTAATTTTTCTCAGTGTGATTCTTTGTTAATTGGTAATAGCTGTGGTGCCCATACTTTTCCTTATATAGCAGTAAGCCATCCAACTGGCCAAGTCGCACATGAAGCCACGACATCTAAAATTAGTGAGGATCAACTTTTTTATTGTAATCAACGTGGTATCGATCATGAAACTGCTATTGCACTTATTGTCAATGGTTATTGCAAAGAAGTACTCAATCAGTTGCCTATGGAGTTTGCAGTAGAAGCACAAAAATTATTGGCGCTTACGCTGGAAGGTAGCGTTGGATAA
- the rnc gene encoding ribonuclease III yields the protein MRRFLNLFQYIFIKQNPATQQLVSFIRAVTGMMPINLALYKVALQHSSIEEGHTSNERLEFLGDAILSAIVADYLFKKYPLKEEGFLTDIRSRLVNRDALNGLARKIHLDKLLHYDTNLVNPSRHKFMYGNALEAFIGAVYLDHGYERCQKFVIDYLIVNYISLKELIEHDTNFKSKIIQWAHKHHLQVVFKILEEKQCEHYKEFTAQVLIGEKVMGEGTGRTKKCAEQMAAQQALQYTAQIETN from the coding sequence ATGCGAAGATTCCTAAATTTATTCCAGTATATTTTTATAAAGCAAAATCCTGCTACCCAACAGTTGGTCTCTTTTATAAGAGCAGTTACCGGAATGATGCCTATAAATCTGGCTTTATATAAGGTAGCCCTTCAGCATAGTTCTATAGAAGAAGGACATACTTCCAATGAACGACTTGAATTTCTAGGTGATGCTATATTATCTGCTATTGTTGCAGACTATCTCTTCAAAAAATATCCATTAAAAGAGGAAGGTTTTTTAACAGACATACGGTCAAGGTTGGTCAATAGGGATGCTTTAAATGGGTTGGCACGTAAAATACATTTAGATAAGCTGTTGCATTATGATACCAATCTGGTAAACCCAAGTCGCCATAAATTTATGTATGGCAATGCCTTAGAGGCTTTTATTGGTGCCGTTTATTTAGATCATGGCTATGAGCGTTGCCAAAAGTTTGTTATTGATTATTTAATAGTCAATTATATAAGTCTAAAAGAGCTGATAGAACATGATACCAATTTTAAAAGTAAGATCATTCAATGGGCACACAAACATCACCTTCAAGTAGTTTTCAAAATTCTTGAAGAGAAACAATGTGAACACTATAAAGAATTTACTGCTCAGGTGCTGATAGGTGAAAAAGTTATGGGAGAGGGGACGGGTAGAACTAAAAAATGTGCTGAACAAATGGCTGCCCAGCAGGCGCTACAATATACAGCGCAAATAGAAACAAATTAA